A section of the Streptomyces xinghaiensis S187 genome encodes:
- the argC gene encoding N-acetyl-gamma-glutamyl-phosphate reductase: MVTRVAVAGASGYAGGEVLRLLLGHPGVEIGALTANSSTGRRLGELQPHLLPLADRVLEPTTTEVLTGHDVVFLALPHGQSAAVAEELGEEVLVVDCGADFRLREAAAWERFYGTPHAGTWPYGLPELPGARDALRGARRIAVPGCYPTAVSLALAPAHAAGLVEPEAVIVAASGTSGGGKALKPHLLGSEVMGSMSPYGVGGVHRHTPEIVQNLSAAAGEPVTVSFTPTLAPMPRGILATCTAKARPGVTADALRETYEKATAGEPFCHLLPEGRWPSTAAVLGSNAVQLQTALDEEAGRVLVIAAVDNLTKGTAGGAVQSMNIALGLPEETGLSAVGIAP; this comes from the coding sequence ATGGTGACGCGTGTGGCAGTGGCGGGAGCGAGCGGGTACGCGGGCGGTGAAGTGCTGCGCCTGCTGCTCGGGCACCCCGGGGTGGAGATCGGCGCCCTCACCGCGAACTCCAGCACGGGCCGGCGGCTCGGCGAGCTCCAGCCGCATCTGCTGCCACTCGCCGACCGGGTGCTGGAACCGACCACCACCGAGGTCCTCACCGGGCACGACGTGGTGTTCCTCGCCCTGCCGCACGGGCAGTCCGCCGCCGTCGCCGAAGAGCTGGGCGAGGAGGTGCTCGTCGTCGACTGCGGTGCGGACTTCCGGCTGCGGGAGGCCGCCGCCTGGGAGAGGTTCTACGGCACCCCGCACGCCGGCACCTGGCCCTACGGCCTCCCCGAACTCCCCGGCGCCCGCGACGCGCTGCGCGGCGCCCGGCGGATCGCCGTCCCCGGCTGCTACCCGACGGCCGTGTCGCTCGCCCTCGCCCCGGCCCACGCCGCCGGGCTCGTCGAGCCCGAGGCCGTGATCGTCGCCGCGAGCGGCACCTCCGGCGGCGGCAAGGCGCTCAAGCCGCATCTGCTCGGCAGCGAGGTCATGGGCTCGATGAGCCCGTACGGCGTCGGCGGCGTGCACCGGCACACCCCGGAGATCGTCCAGAACCTCTCCGCCGCGGCCGGGGAGCCGGTCACGGTCTCCTTCACGCCGACCCTCGCCCCCATGCCGCGCGGCATCCTCGCCACCTGCACGGCGAAGGCCAGGCCCGGCGTCACGGCGGACGCGCTGCGCGAGACGTACGAGAAGGCCACCGCCGGTGAACCCTTCTGCCATCTCCTTCCCGAGGGGCGGTGGCCCTCCACGGCCGCCGTCCTCGGCTCCAACGCCGTCCAGCTCCAGACGGCCCTGGACGAGGAGGCCGGCCGCGTCCTCGTCATCGCCGCCGTCGACAACCTCACCAAGGGCACCGCCGGCGGCGCGGTGCAGAGCATGAACATCGCCCTCGGCCTCCCCGAGGAGACGGGCCTGTCCGCGGTCGGGATCGCCCCGTGA
- the argJ gene encoding bifunctional glutamate N-acetyltransferase/amino-acid acetyltransferase ArgJ: MSVTAAKGFTAAGIAAGIKESGDPDLALVVNRGPRLAAAGVFTSNRVKAAPVIWSEQVVKGGQVSAVILNSGGANACTGPLGFQDTHKTAEKTAEALGEEFSPGEVAVCSTGLIGIRLPMDQLLPGIGTAFAQLSAHGGEKAALAIKTTDSVHKTAVVESPAGWTVGGMAKGAGMLAPGLATMLVVLTTDADVAQPELDKALRAATRTTFDRIDSDGCMSTNDTVLLLASGASGVAPGYEEFAEAVRAVCDDLARQLIGDAEGASKDIRIEVVNAASEDDAVEVGRSIARNNLLKCALHGEDPNWGRVLSAIGTTSAVFEPDRLNVAINGVWVCKNGSVGEDRDLVDMRYREIRITADLAAGQESAVIWTNDLTAEYVHENSAYSS; the protein is encoded by the coding sequence GTGAGCGTGACGGCAGCCAAGGGCTTCACGGCGGCGGGGATCGCCGCCGGCATCAAGGAGAGCGGGGACCCGGACCTGGCGCTGGTCGTCAACCGCGGGCCGCGCCTGGCCGCCGCGGGCGTCTTCACCTCCAACCGCGTCAAGGCCGCGCCCGTCATCTGGTCGGAGCAGGTCGTCAAGGGCGGCCAGGTCTCGGCCGTGATCCTCAACTCCGGCGGCGCCAACGCCTGCACCGGCCCGCTCGGCTTCCAGGACACCCACAAGACCGCCGAGAAGACCGCCGAGGCGCTGGGCGAGGAGTTCAGCCCCGGCGAGGTGGCCGTCTGCTCCACCGGCCTCATCGGCATCCGCCTGCCGATGGACCAGCTGCTGCCGGGCATCGGCACGGCCTTCGCCCAGCTCTCCGCGCACGGCGGCGAGAAGGCCGCCCTCGCCATCAAGACCACCGACTCCGTCCACAAGACCGCCGTCGTGGAGAGCCCGGCCGGCTGGACCGTCGGCGGCATGGCCAAGGGCGCCGGCATGCTCGCCCCCGGCCTCGCCACCATGCTCGTCGTCCTCACCACCGACGCCGACGTGGCGCAGCCCGAGCTCGACAAGGCCCTGCGCGCCGCCACCCGCACCACCTTCGACCGGATCGACTCCGACGGCTGCATGTCCACCAACGACACCGTGCTGCTGCTGGCCTCCGGCGCCTCCGGGGTGGCGCCCGGCTACGAGGAGTTCGCCGAGGCCGTCCGCGCCGTCTGCGACGACCTCGCCCGGCAGCTCATCGGCGACGCCGAGGGCGCCTCCAAGGACATCCGCATCGAGGTCGTGAACGCCGCGAGTGAGGACGACGCCGTCGAGGTCGGCCGCTCCATCGCCCGGAACAACCTCCTCAAGTGCGCCCTGCACGGCGAGGACCCCAACTGGGGCCGGGTGCTCTCCGCGATCGGCACCACCTCCGCCGTCTTCGAACCGGACCGGCTGAACGTCGCCATCAACGGCGTCTGGGTGTGCAAGAACGGTTCCGTGGGCGAGGACCGCGACCTGGTCGACATGCGCTACCGCGAGATCCGGATCACCGCCGACCTGGCCGCCGGCCAGGAGTCGGCCGTCATCTGGACCAACGACCTGACCGCCGAGTACGTCCACGAGAACAGCGCCTACTCCTCATGA
- the argB gene encoding acetylglutamate kinase, whose translation MSTTRKHTALPKAQILIEALPWLTRHHGKTVVIKFGGNAMVDEELKAAFAQDVVFLRHAGLKPVVVHGGGPQITAHLDKLGLVSEFKAGLRVTTPEAMDVVRMVLAGQVQRDLVGLLNRHGPLAVGMTGEDAHTMTAVKRYAEIDGESVDIGRVGDITGVEVGAVQALLDDGRIPVVSSIARSADDQHVYNVNADTAAAALAAALGAETLMVLTDVEGLYEDWPNSDEVISKLTATELEKLLPDLASGMVPKMEGCLHAVRNGVNTARVIDGRVQHSILLEIFTDEGIGTMVVPDAQGETA comes from the coding sequence ATGAGCACCACGCGGAAGCACACCGCCCTCCCCAAAGCGCAGATCCTCATCGAGGCGCTGCCCTGGCTGACCCGCCACCACGGCAAGACCGTCGTCATCAAGTTCGGCGGCAACGCCATGGTCGACGAGGAACTCAAGGCCGCCTTCGCCCAGGACGTGGTCTTCCTCCGGCACGCCGGCCTCAAGCCCGTCGTCGTGCACGGCGGCGGCCCGCAGATCACCGCGCACCTGGACAAGCTCGGCCTGGTCTCCGAGTTCAAGGCCGGGCTGCGCGTCACCACCCCCGAGGCGATGGACGTCGTCCGGATGGTCCTCGCCGGCCAGGTGCAGCGCGACCTGGTCGGGCTGCTCAACCGGCACGGCCCGCTCGCCGTCGGCATGACCGGCGAGGACGCCCACACCATGACCGCCGTCAAGCGCTACGCCGAGATCGACGGCGAGAGCGTGGACATCGGCCGGGTCGGCGACATCACCGGCGTGGAGGTGGGAGCCGTGCAGGCGCTGCTGGACGACGGGCGCATCCCCGTCGTCTCCTCCATCGCCCGCAGCGCGGACGACCAGCACGTCTACAACGTCAACGCCGACACCGCCGCCGCCGCGCTGGCCGCCGCCCTCGGCGCCGAGACGCTGATGGTGCTCACCGACGTCGAGGGTCTCTACGAGGACTGGCCGAACAGCGACGAGGTGATCAGCAAGCTCACCGCCACCGAGCTGGAGAAGCTGCTGCCCGACCTGGCCAGCGGCATGGTCCCCAAGATGGAGGGCTGCCTGCACGCCGTGCGGAACGGCGTCAACACCGCGCGCGTCATCGACGGCCGCGTGCAGCACTCGATCCTGCTGGAGATCTTCACGGACGAAGGCATCGGCACGATGGTCGTGCCCGACGCGCAGGGGGAGACGGCATGA
- a CDS encoding acetylornithine transaminase translates to MSDANGNQELTQRWQQALMDNYGTPRLPLVSGEGARVRDADGREYLDFVSGIAVNALGHAHPAVVRAVSGQIATLGHVSNLFVAEPPVELAERLLQLLGRPGKVFFSNSGAEAVEAAFKIGRRTGRSHMVATEGGFHGRTLGALALTGQPGKRDPFLPLPGEVTHVPYGDADALRAAVTTDTALVIVEPVQGENGAVVPPAGYLAAAREITRATGTLLVIDEVQTGIGRTGHWFEHQAQGVEPDVVTLAKGLGGGLPIGATVAFGEAAELLAPGHHGSTFGGNPVCCAAALAVLDTIAAEDILDRVKRTGERLRDGIEGLGHPLVAHVRGVGLLLGIVLTEPVAARVQQAAQEAGLLVNAVAPGVVRLVPPLIIGDDEVDALLGALPAVLDEAAGDGEDRRSGD, encoded by the coding sequence ATGAGCGACGCGAACGGCAACCAGGAGCTCACGCAGCGCTGGCAGCAGGCGCTGATGGACAACTACGGCACCCCCCGCCTGCCGCTGGTGAGCGGCGAGGGCGCCCGGGTCCGGGACGCCGACGGCCGCGAGTACCTCGACTTCGTCAGCGGCATCGCCGTCAACGCCCTCGGGCACGCCCACCCCGCCGTCGTCCGCGCCGTCTCCGGCCAGATCGCCACCCTCGGCCACGTCTCCAACCTCTTCGTCGCCGAGCCGCCCGTCGAACTCGCCGAACGGCTCCTCCAGCTCCTCGGCCGCCCCGGAAAGGTCTTCTTCTCCAACTCCGGCGCGGAGGCCGTCGAGGCCGCGTTCAAGATCGGGCGGCGCACCGGCCGGAGCCACATGGTCGCCACGGAAGGCGGCTTCCACGGCCGCACCCTGGGCGCCCTCGCCCTCACCGGGCAGCCCGGCAAACGCGACCCCTTCCTGCCGCTGCCCGGCGAGGTGACCCATGTGCCGTACGGGGACGCGGACGCGCTCCGGGCCGCCGTGACCACCGACACCGCCCTTGTGATCGTCGAGCCGGTCCAGGGCGAGAACGGCGCCGTCGTCCCGCCCGCCGGATACCTCGCCGCGGCACGGGAGATCACCCGGGCCACCGGCACCCTGCTCGTCATCGACGAGGTGCAGACGGGCATCGGCCGCACCGGCCACTGGTTCGAGCACCAGGCACAGGGCGTCGAGCCGGATGTCGTCACCCTCGCCAAGGGGCTCGGCGGCGGGCTGCCCATCGGCGCGACCGTCGCCTTCGGCGAGGCCGCGGAGCTGCTGGCGCCCGGCCACCACGGCTCGACCTTCGGCGGCAACCCCGTCTGCTGCGCCGCCGCGCTCGCCGTCCTCGACACCATCGCCGCCGAGGACATCCTCGACCGGGTCAAGCGCACGGGGGAGCGGCTGCGCGACGGGATCGAGGGCCTGGGCCACCCCCTGGTCGCACACGTGCGCGGTGTTGGGCTGCTGCTGGGTATCGTGCTCACCGAACCCGTGGCCGCCCGCGTCCAGCAGGCGGCTCAGGAGGCCGGGCTCCTGGTGAACGCCGTCGCCCCCGGCGTCGTCCGGCTCGTCCCCCCGCTGATCATCGGCGATGACGAGGTGGACGCGCTGCTCGGAGCCCTGCCGGCGGTCCTGGACGAGGCCGCGGGGGACGGGGAAGACCGACGATCCGGAGACTGA
- a CDS encoding arginine repressor, which produces MSQAQDTEHGGPAVPQTRTARHRRIVDILNRRAVRSQSQLARLLADDGLNVTQATLSRDLDELGAVKIRSAGGELIYAVPSEGGFRTPQAPLGESVKEQRMARLAGELLISAEASANLVVLRTPPGAAQFLASAIDQAEVHDILGTIAGDDTLLLISRDPAGGQALADHLLRLAQRAR; this is translated from the coding sequence ATGAGCCAGGCGCAGGACACCGAGCACGGCGGGCCGGCCGTACCCCAGACCCGCACGGCCCGCCACCGGCGGATCGTCGACATCCTCAACCGCCGGGCGGTGCGCTCCCAGAGCCAGCTCGCCCGGCTCCTCGCCGACGACGGGCTGAACGTCACCCAGGCGACGCTCTCCCGCGACCTCGACGAACTGGGCGCGGTGAAGATCCGCAGCGCGGGCGGTGAACTGATCTACGCGGTGCCGTCGGAGGGCGGCTTCCGCACCCCGCAGGCACCGCTCGGGGAGTCGGTGAAGGAGCAGCGGATGGCCCGGCTGGCCGGTGAACTCCTCATCTCCGCCGAGGCCTCGGCGAACCTGGTCGTGCTGCGCACCCCGCCGGGTGCCGCGCAGTTCCTGGCCTCGGCCATCGACCAGGCCGAGGTCCACGACATCCTCGGCACCATCGCGGGCGACGACACCCTGCTGCTGATCAGCCGCGACCCGGCGGGCGGCCAGGCCCTCGCGGACCACCTCCTGCGGCTGGCCCAGCGGGCGCGCTAG
- a CDS encoding DUF397 domain-containing protein, producing MSTYVPDASALPLRWTVSSYSGGRDNCVEVARFERETVAVRDSEDPSGPALLLRADEWTAFIADIRAGEFDLL from the coding sequence ATGAGCACGTACGTCCCCGATGCCTCGGCTCTGCCCCTGCGCTGGACCGTCTCCTCCTACAGCGGCGGGAGGGACAACTGCGTCGAAGTCGCCCGGTTCGAGCGGGAGACCGTGGCCGTGCGGGATTCCGAGGACCCCTCCGGGCCGGCCCTGCTGCTGCGCGCCGACGAGTGGACCGCGTTCATCGCCGACATCCGGGCGGGCGAGTTCGACCTGTTGTGA
- a CDS encoding type II toxin-antitoxin system VapC family toxin, protein MQPVILDTDVASLTHKGKLTGPLATRLIGRKPLITFVTYGELTQWSEIRDWGSLRRQELADWLSGVPVVPGDEAVAATWGKLSAAGRKAGRPQPVNDMWIAACCLTHDLPLATLNLKDYEYFRDKHDLRVLGEG, encoded by the coding sequence GTGCAACCTGTCATTCTCGACACCGACGTCGCTTCCCTCACCCACAAGGGCAAGCTCACCGGACCGCTGGCCACCCGGCTCATCGGCCGCAAGCCGCTGATCACCTTCGTGACCTACGGCGAGCTGACCCAATGGAGCGAGATCCGTGACTGGGGCAGTCTCCGACGCCAAGAACTCGCCGACTGGCTCTCCGGCGTCCCCGTTGTGCCCGGTGACGAAGCCGTGGCCGCGACCTGGGGCAAGCTCTCCGCCGCCGGCAGGAAGGCGGGGAGACCACAGCCGGTCAACGACATGTGGATCGCCGCCTGCTGTCTCACTCATGACCTGCCGCTCGCGACGTTGAACCTCAAGGACTACGAGTACTTCAGGGACAAGCACGACCTGCGCGTCCTTGGTGAGGGATAG
- a CDS encoding FAD:protein FMN transferase: MGTVFSLDVRGPRAHEAGPAVEDAVAWLHRVDELFSPYREESELSRLARGELSAGDCDPLIAEVLLLCEGAEEMSDGWFSTRYAGGLDPTGLVKGWAVEKASQRLAEAGAADSCVNGGGDIQLCGRAGPGRPWRTGISDPLRPGRLAAVVEGEGRLAVATSGTAERGCHVLDPRTGSPPRHGLASVTVLAEGLTAADAWATAAFARGRSARDWLEALEDVEAFAVTADGGTWSTTGFDKFTAG, translated from the coding sequence ATGGGCACGGTCTTCTCCCTCGACGTCCGGGGCCCGCGGGCGCACGAGGCCGGGCCCGCGGTCGAGGACGCGGTGGCCTGGCTGCACCGGGTGGACGAGCTGTTCTCCCCGTACCGGGAGGAGAGCGAACTCAGCCGGCTGGCGCGCGGCGAGCTGTCGGCCGGTGACTGCGATCCGCTGATCGCGGAGGTCCTGCTGCTCTGCGAGGGCGCGGAGGAGATGAGCGACGGCTGGTTCAGCACCCGGTACGCCGGCGGGCTCGACCCGACCGGGCTGGTCAAGGGCTGGGCGGTGGAGAAGGCCTCTCAGCGGCTGGCCGAGGCCGGGGCCGCCGACAGCTGCGTGAACGGCGGCGGCGACATCCAGCTGTGCGGCCGCGCCGGCCCCGGGCGGCCCTGGCGCACCGGGATCAGCGACCCGCTGCGCCCGGGCCGGCTCGCCGCCGTCGTGGAGGGCGAGGGCCGGCTGGCCGTGGCCACCAGCGGCACGGCCGAACGCGGCTGCCACGTCCTGGACCCGCGCACGGGCTCCCCGCCCCGGCACGGCCTGGCCTCCGTCACGGTGCTGGCGGAGGGTCTGACGGCGGCGGACGCCTGGGCCACGGCGGCCTTCGCGCGGGGCCGCTCGGCACGGGACTGGCTGGAGGCGCTGGAGGACGTGGAGGCGTTCGCGGTGACGGCGGACGGCGGCACCTGGAGCACGACGGGCTTCGACAAGTTCACGGCCGGCTGA
- a CDS encoding FMN-binding protein: protein MRKHPIRRVVLGSAATVSGVVLLLALKMPYAPWEAERTSVAQPPAAGAPAAPGSGGAGAPSPGAPAGDPAGGAPAGGGEAAAPGDGQGGDGDAGGNGAPAQEAPRTVTGDLVKTEYGPVQARITLTGGKITAADAAQAPSGNPQTESITARAVPELGKKAVQAQSAEIDTVSGATFTSEGYKKSLQSALDRAGG, encoded by the coding sequence ATGAGGAAGCACCCGATACGCCGCGTCGTCCTGGGCAGCGCCGCCACCGTCTCCGGTGTCGTCCTGCTCCTGGCCCTGAAGATGCCGTACGCGCCGTGGGAGGCCGAGCGGACCTCCGTCGCGCAGCCGCCGGCCGCCGGAGCGCCGGCAGCGCCCGGGTCGGGCGGAGCGGGTGCGCCCTCCCCGGGCGCGCCGGCCGGGGACCCGGCGGGCGGCGCGCCGGCGGGCGGGGGCGAGGCCGCGGCCCCCGGCGACGGCCAGGGCGGGGACGGGGACGCGGGCGGGAACGGGGCACCGGCCCAGGAAGCGCCCCGCACCGTCACCGGCGACCTGGTCAAGACCGAGTACGGGCCCGTCCAGGCCCGGATCACCCTCACCGGCGGGAAGATCACCGCGGCCGACGCCGCCCAGGCCCCGTCCGGCAACCCGCAGACCGAGTCGATCACCGCCCGGGCCGTGCCGGAGCTCGGCAAGAAGGCGGTGCAGGCGCAGAGCGCGGAGATCGACACCGTCTCCGGCGCCACCTTCACCAGCGAGGGCTACAAGAAGTCCCTGCAGAGCGCCCTGGACCGGGCCGGTGGCTGA
- a CDS encoding ferric reductase-like transmembrane domain-containing protein: MQTIADVGRAARRRAEVRMRPRSSGALPVLGALWAGALAVLGLWWYNTPVVSATTDWITGAGRITGLLAGYSTAVVVLLMARVPVLERRIGSDRVARWHAMAGRYTISLIVAHTGLIVWGYAEQAGTGLVDQFLTVVLDFPDMIEAAIGTVLLVVIGLISAGAARRTLPYELWYYLHLLTYAAVFLAFWHQLSTGTEFLAVPAAQTAWYALYGTVTALMLWYRIITPVRLNLRHRLRVESVVEEGAGVTSVIMSGRDLDGMNAEAGQFFRWRFLAPGLRWTSNPYSLSATPRDDRLRITVKAAGGHSAALAALPAGTRVWAEGPYGALTAARRQRPRGEEGRRGTKVLLIAGGAGITPMRALFETIPAAPGDLTLLYRARRKEDLVLWDELRVIAARRQAKLFSAVNEPDGTRPQITAEGMARVLPDIAKHDVYLCGPPGLAEEFQAILREAGVPARRIHHESFEL; encoded by the coding sequence ATCCAGACGATCGCGGACGTGGGGCGCGCCGCGCGGCGGCGGGCCGAGGTGCGGATGCGGCCGCGCAGTTCCGGCGCCCTGCCCGTGCTGGGCGCGCTGTGGGCGGGCGCCCTCGCCGTGCTGGGCCTGTGGTGGTACAACACCCCGGTCGTCTCGGCGACCACCGACTGGATCACCGGCGCCGGGCGGATCACCGGGCTGCTGGCCGGCTACTCCACGGCCGTGGTGGTGCTGCTCATGGCCCGGGTGCCGGTCCTGGAGCGGCGGATCGGCTCCGACCGGGTGGCCCGCTGGCACGCGATGGCGGGCCGCTACACGATCAGCCTGATCGTGGCACACACCGGGCTGATCGTGTGGGGCTACGCGGAGCAGGCCGGCACCGGCCTCGTCGACCAGTTCCTCACCGTCGTCCTCGACTTCCCCGACATGATCGAGGCCGCCATCGGCACCGTGCTGCTGGTGGTGATCGGCCTCATCTCGGCCGGCGCCGCGCGGCGGACGCTGCCGTACGAGCTCTGGTACTACCTGCACCTGCTGACCTACGCCGCCGTGTTCCTCGCCTTCTGGCACCAGCTCTCCACCGGCACCGAGTTCCTCGCCGTCCCGGCGGCGCAGACCGCCTGGTACGCGCTGTACGGCACGGTGACCGCGCTCATGCTCTGGTACCGGATCATCACCCCCGTCCGGCTCAACCTGCGCCACCGGCTGCGGGTGGAGTCGGTGGTGGAGGAGGGCGCGGGCGTCACCTCCGTCATCATGTCGGGGCGGGACCTGGACGGGATGAACGCCGAGGCGGGGCAGTTCTTCCGCTGGCGGTTCCTCGCCCCGGGGCTCCGCTGGACCTCCAACCCGTACTCCCTGTCGGCGACGCCGCGCGACGACCGGCTCCGCATCACCGTCAAGGCGGCGGGCGGCCACAGCGCCGCCCTGGCCGCCCTCCCCGCCGGCACCCGGGTCTGGGCCGAGGGCCCGTACGGCGCGCTCACCGCCGCCCGCCGGCAGCGGCCCCGCGGCGAGGAGGGGCGGCGCGGCACCAAGGTCCTGCTGATCGCGGGCGGGGCCGGGATCACCCCGATGCGGGCGCTGTTCGAGACGATCCCCGCCGCCCCCGGGGACCTGACGCTGCTGTACCGGGCCCGCCGCAAGGAGGACCTGGTGCTCTGGGACGAACTGCGCGTCATCGCCGCGCGGCGGCAGGCGAAGCTGTTCTCCGCCGTCAACGAACCCGACGGCACCCGGCCGCAGATCACCGCGGAGGGCATGGCCCGCGTCCTCCCCGACATCGCCAAGCACGACGTCTACCTGTGCGGACCTCCCGGCCTCGCCGAGGAGTTCCAGGCCATCCTGCGCGAGGCCGGGGTCCCGGCCCGCCGCATCCACCACGAGTCCTTCGAGCTGTGA
- a CDS encoding type II toxin-antitoxin system HicB family antitoxin, giving the protein MKTYRVTARRAGDWWALEVPSLPGVFSQTKRLDKAEGAAREAIAVMIGAEPGDIEVSVETELPKEARQALEQAERAKQAAAEAAEVERRAMRRAAEVLTRDLSQRDAGRVMGLSFQRVSQLLGADATAHGTRRTGSARRAKKRVGG; this is encoded by the coding sequence ATGAAGACCTACCGTGTGACCGCACGCCGGGCGGGCGACTGGTGGGCACTCGAAGTGCCCTCTCTGCCAGGCGTCTTCAGCCAGACCAAGCGGCTCGACAAGGCGGAGGGAGCCGCGCGGGAGGCCATCGCCGTCATGATCGGCGCCGAGCCGGGCGACATCGAGGTCTCCGTCGAGACCGAACTGCCGAAAGAGGCGCGGCAGGCGCTGGAACAAGCGGAGCGCGCCAAGCAGGCCGCCGCGGAAGCCGCCGAGGTGGAGCGCCGTGCCATGCGCCGCGCGGCCGAGGTCCTCACCCGGGATCTGAGCCAGCGGGACGCCGGCCGCGTCATGGGGTTGTCCTTCCAGCGGGTGTCACAACTTCTCGGTGCGGACGCCACCGCCCACGGAACGAGGCGCACGGGGAGCGCCCGGCGCGCGAAGAAGAGAGTCGGGGGCTGA
- a CDS encoding type II toxin-antitoxin system HicA family toxin: MKYKTLVARVRKAAKAKDVPFEMRRQKGSHQVWTCGATPVTIPKHKEINEITAESICKALETELGEKWWR, from the coding sequence GTGAAGTACAAGACCCTGGTCGCCAGGGTCAGAAAAGCAGCGAAGGCCAAGGACGTCCCCTTCGAGATGCGTCGGCAGAAAGGCAGTCACCAGGTGTGGACGTGCGGCGCGACCCCGGTGACCATCCCGAAGCACAAGGAGATCAACGAGATCACGGCAGAGAGCATCTGCAAGGCGCTGGAAACGGAACTCGGAGAGAAGTGGTGGCGATGA
- a CDS encoding argininosuccinate synthase, with translation MTERVVLAYSGGLDTSVAIGWIAEETGAEVIAVAVDVGQGGEDLDVIRKRALACGAVEAEVADAKEEFADEYCLPAIKANALYMDRYPLVSALSRPTIVKHLVAAARKHGAGVVAHGCTGKGNDQVRFEAGISSLAPELTCIAPVRDYAMTRDKAIAFCEDKNLPIATTKKSPYSIDQNVFGRAVETGFLEDIWNGPIEDVYEYTSNPADPREADEVIITFKQGVPVAIDGKPVTVLQAIQQLNERAGAQGVGRIDMVEDRLVGIKSREIYEAPGAIALITAHQELENVTVERELARYKRQVEQRWSELVYDGLWFSPLKRALDGFVNEANEHVSGDIRMTLHGGRAVVTGRRSESSLYDFNLATYDTGDTFDQSLSKGFIELFGMSSKIAAKRDLAQ, from the coding sequence GTGACCGAGCGCGTCGTACTCGCCTACTCGGGCGGCCTTGACACCTCCGTCGCCATCGGCTGGATCGCCGAGGAGACGGGCGCCGAGGTCATCGCCGTCGCCGTGGACGTCGGCCAGGGCGGTGAGGACCTGGACGTCATCCGCAAGCGTGCGCTGGCGTGCGGCGCCGTCGAGGCGGAGGTCGCGGACGCCAAGGAGGAGTTCGCCGACGAGTACTGCCTCCCGGCGATCAAGGCCAACGCCCTCTACATGGACCGCTACCCGCTGGTCTCCGCCCTCTCCCGGCCCACCATCGTCAAGCACCTGGTCGCGGCCGCGAGGAAGCACGGCGCCGGCGTCGTCGCCCACGGCTGCACCGGCAAGGGCAACGACCAGGTCCGCTTCGAGGCCGGCATCTCCTCCCTCGCCCCCGAGCTCACCTGCATCGCCCCGGTCCGGGACTACGCCATGACCCGGGACAAGGCCATCGCCTTCTGCGAGGACAAGAACCTCCCGATCGCCACCACCAAGAAGTCGCCGTACTCCATCGACCAGAACGTCTTCGGGCGGGCCGTCGAGACCGGCTTCCTGGAGGACATCTGGAACGGGCCGATTGAGGACGTCTACGAGTACACCTCCAACCCGGCCGACCCGCGCGAGGCCGACGAGGTGATCATCACCTTCAAGCAGGGCGTCCCGGTCGCCATCGACGGCAAGCCCGTCACCGTCCTCCAGGCCATCCAGCAGCTCAACGAGCGCGCCGGGGCCCAGGGCGTCGGCCGGATCGACATGGTCGAGGACCGGCTCGTGGGCATCAAGTCCCGGGAGATCTACGAGGCCCCCGGCGCCATCGCGCTGATCACGGCCCACCAGGAGCTGGAGAACGTCACCGTCGAGCGCGAACTGGCCCGCTACAAGCGGCAGGTCGAGCAGCGCTGGAGCGAGCTGGTCTACGACGGCCTGTGGTTCTCCCCGCTCAAGCGCGCCCTGGACGGCTTCGTCAACGAGGCCAACGAGCACGTCTCCGGTGACATCCGGATGACCCTGCACGGCGGCCGGGCCGTCGTCACCGGCCGGCGCTCGGAGTCCTCGCTCTACGACTTCAACCTCGCCACCTACGACACCGGCGACACCTTCGACCAGTCGCTCTCCAAGGGCTTCATCGAGCTCTTCGGGATGAGCTCGAAGATCGCCGCCAAGCGGGACCTCGCGCAGTAA